A section of the Saccharomyces paradoxus strain CBS432 chromosome XII sequence genome encodes:
- the NIT3 gene encoding putative hydrolase (Nit protein~similar to YLR351C), translated as MSASKILSQKLKVALVQLSGSSPDKMANLQRAATFIERAMKEQPDTKLVVLPECFNSPYSTDQFRKYSEIINPKEPSTSVQFLSNLASKFKIILVGGTIPELDPKTDKIYNTSIIFNEDGKLIDKHRKVHLFDVDIPNGISFHESETLSPGEKSTTIDTKYGKFGVGICYDMRFPELAMLSARKGAFAMIYPSAFNTVTGPLHWHLLARSRAVDNQVYVMLCSPARNLQSSYHAYGHSIVVDPRGKIVAEAGEGEEIIYAELDPEVIESFRQAVPLTKQRRFDVYSDVNAH; from the coding sequence ATGAGTGCTTCGAAAATCCTTTCACAAAAACTCAAAGTCGCCTTGGTCCAGTTGTCAGGCTCTAGTCCTGACAAAATGGCCAACCTTCAAAGAGCGGCAACGTTCATTGAAAGGGCTATGAAGGAACAGCCGGATACAAAGTTGGTCGTATTGCCAGAATGCTTCAATTCTCCGTATTCCACTGATCAGTTTAGAAAGTATTCGGAAATTATCAATCCGAAAGAGCCTTCAACGTCAGTTCAGTTTCTATCCAATTTAGCTAGTAAGTTTAAAATCATCTTGGTAGGAGGAACGATTCCAGAATTGGACCCAAAGACAGACAAGATCTATAACACCTCCATAATTTTCAATGAGGATGGGAAGTTGATTGATAAGCACCGGAAAGTCCATCTTTTTGATGTGGATATTCCCAACGGTATATCGTTCCATGAAAGTGAAACCTTGAGTCCTGGAGAGAAGTCCACTACCATTGACACGAAATATGGTAAGTTCGGCGTGGGCATATGCTATGATATGAGGTTTCCAGAACTGGCGATGCTAAGTGCACGCAAGGGGGCCTTTGCAATGATCTATCCCAGCGCATTCAACACGGTCACGGGGCCATTGCACTGGCATTTACTGGCAAGGAGCAGGGCAGTCGACAACCAAGTGTATGTGATGTTATGTTCTCCAGCAAGGAATTTACAAAGTTCTTACCATGCTTATGGCCACTCCATAGTGGTGGACCCTAGAGGTAAGATCGTAGCTGAAGCTGGCGAAGGAGAAGAGATTATCTATGCTGAGTTGGATCCCGAAGTCATTGAGTCATTCAGACAAGCAGTTCCCTTGACgaaacaaagaagatttgACGTATACTCTGATGTAAATGCGCATTAG
- the BUD8 gene encoding Bud8p (Protein involved in bud-site selection~similar to YLR353W) — MIQSDEDNLDSSETTASTSYSATSSTSSRAQPRASLFLENLDDAHGNPDAGIEMATVAYENTSRGQGFAVYINNERFSQIMGASTSSSSSSASSSITQFHDTHDNNIPRNTTVGPTSLRRDNEETAPSRNVTPSQNVAVRPERVINSPSSQRLSCALTISTSVLMGEDVEGSPLEQEHSRVVSSLYSSLANRGNDEPKNGTPPRPTSFEANETAEHSFFSYHYDDTLEPDVEEAVRLTKNKNSNVNFISSTGGEGHGEVQDGDRDQYELVSESKFIPHKLKIPEKAGSIKSSSSDDSHSLDAPATLARRIKIPQSPSLIGNILIPSQNSDSSSENSPKDHIGHNNQENFHSTSMRKSSTSLEEEGPPIGVPSIPVLRSVSGSSKWARTPLRLESGSSTKSDPFSRYEGHKTPSPLTKINNNKDKALPEHGQFLVLAPIKSQSSESCAEQNPIIEKPARSIRRKNKEKADIRKEDGDDVGNIDLEARMPIQHIDTASIHSFDSGQNGFKDVYSIGSIIVIILCCIMVPPLFFIIGCGSRSKLVSDYRLMRLLMNKEHRAALLQGFIWDVDLRWFRMFCLILGAAETVIVMAGIAIGFAVGITRE; from the coding sequence ATGATACAATCAGACGAAGATAATTTAGACTCTTCTGAAACGACAGCATCAACGTCTTATAGTGCTACTTCATCCACATCATCCAGAGCTCAGCCAAGGGCATCCTTATTTTTGGAGAATCTTGATGACGCACATGGGAATCCTGATGCAGGCATAGAGATGGCTACTGTTGCCTATGAGAACACAAGTAGAGGCCAAGGATTTGCCgtatatataaacaatGAAAGATTTTCTCAAATAATGGGGGCATCCACAAGTTCTAGCTCGAGTAGCGCCTCGTCCTCTATTACACAATTTCACGATACCcatgataataatataccAAGGAACACTACAGTAGGGCCAACTTCACTTCGACGAGATAATGAGGAAACCGCACCATCAAGGAACGTAACTCCTTCACAAAACGTAGCGGTACGACCAGAAAGGGTAATAAATTCACCATCTTCGCAAAGATTAAGTTGCGCACTGACAATATCAACTTCAGTTCTCATGGGAGAAGATGTTGAAGGAAGCCCTTTAGAGCAAGAACATAGTAGGGTCGTATCTTCATTGTACTCTTCTTTGGCGAATCGCGGGAACGACGAGCCAAAGAATGGGACACCACCACGTCCTACTTCATTTGAAGCTAATGAAACAGCGGAACactcatttttttcataccATTATGACGATACTTTAGAACCTGATGTTGAAGAAGCAGTCAGACTAAcgaagaataaaaattccAATGTCAATTTTATAAGCTCAACTGGCGGTGAAGGTCACGGTGAGGTCCAAGATGGAGACAGAGATCAATATGAACTTGTGAGCGAATCGAAGTTTATACCACACAAATTAAAAATTCCTGAGAAGGCTGGATCAATAAAGTCATCGTCAAGTGATGATTCGCATTCGCTTGATGCACCAGCTACGTTGGCAAGGAGGATTAAAATTCCTCAGAGTCCGTCCTTAATCGGTAACATATTGATTCCTTCACAGAATAGTGATAGTAGCAGCGAAAACTCCCCCAAAGACCATATAGGGCATaataatcaagaaaattttcattcgACGTCTATGCGTAAGTCCTCTACATCCTTGGAGGAAGAAGGTCCACCAATTGGAGTTCCTTCAATTCCCGTCTTAAGGAGTGTGTCAGGGTCAAGCAAATGGGCGAGGACGCCTTTACGCTTAGAATCTGGAAGTTCAACTAAATCTGACCCATTTTCACGCTATGAAGGACATAAGACGCCCTCTCCGTTAACCAAAAtaaacaacaacaaagatAAAGCGCTACCAGAACATGGACAATTTCTTGTGTTAGCTCCAATTAAATCCCAAAGCTCAGAGTCATGCGCAGAACAGAACCCTATTATAGAAAAGCCAGCTCGAAGCATACGAcgaaagaacaaagaaaaggcaGATATCAGGAAAGAAGACGGAGATGATGTTGGAAACATAGACCTGGAAGCAAGGATGCCAATTCAGCATATCGACACCGCGTCCATCCATTCGTTTGATTCAGGTCAAAATGGATTCAAGGACGTTTACAGCATTGGAAGCATTATTGTGATCATCCTATGTTGTATTATGGTGCCACcgttattttttattattggtTGCGGCTCAAGAAGCAAATTGGTTTCAGACTATAGATTAATGAGGTTGCTCATGAATAAAGAACACCGAGCGGCTTTGCTGCAAGGATTCATATGGGATGTCGATTTAAGGTGGTTCCGGATGTTTTGTCTGATCTTAGGGGCTGCCGAAACAGTGATTGTGATGGCCGGTATTGCTATCGGCTTTGCCGTGGGCATCACACGTGAATGA
- the LUG1 gene encoding Lug1p (similar to YLR352W) encodes MPDLKSKTLSNQSLGAAIPPEIVYQILTYQFRDLLRNDHPGTAEKFNENLATFVKSNLTVNKTFSHICQVLIYRYCNLTTAKRFHGLLQTLKGNRCLCNKVEVADFQELTSIGLGRSSEMNKMIKNLTNETLLEFLMLTKANLREFLACENIQDDLDDSIIKYILSPGKVLSVVDFCGCSGTTFTESFIKALDKYYPNKSIDQYRLEPTQQNYQITCLGLNDCIDLPSHVLWKILKMLPELQKLDLSHTSIDDDTLYHGIPHWKNLTHFSLATCLQVTPRAVLEFFSHHPTITDPDNTSTLEWLNVSVIAHSSSWNEVHTMFLLKKLCQHGHNKTLQYLNIGGLPLHVAPSFSEDPISESTYYYQCRDSLQFIKWNFPKLKSLSIKGNSIPISTLVEFLTPIDQDHPDCVQKLKFLNISGNSYVNKWTIQDSLLYTCSPSLVALEVSFESWQQIEKLNDRREIIAYRYKNPNSVIKDISTAEQVKWKCYIDSSYGRRYWLYKTDQFLNRDDLESKSNLTRYDSEGHKIIEIINQPDFLKFAQSKIMLGCGLVPQSGIRRKLCYRDLKPPVSQFLNRKGAISLGDTPLPIITPTLPRGGWRIIHNEDENNNNYVEISQSHVTATPRRNPLLSRPPLRGNDNSSSANPFAINVSPASQIRDGLYWDRSVHDLRELSLQEQRILELADEQQELRTIANYEETDDEYLHDPDLQRRRSQLRLFENSRSRSGNKARPSLTGEHSSSGSFLSFSHFSHLHKRKNYYLTHPDEFIYDPKDPLTTQRYRLHFEIVNEYQVFGCIERGMYRYYSLKA; translated from the coding sequence ATGCCAGATTTAAAGTCTAAGACTTTATCAAACCAATCTTTAGGAGCGGCTATTCCGCCAGAAATCGTGTACCAAATACTTACATACCAGTTCAGAGATTTGTTAAGAAATGATCATCCAGGTACAGCAGAGAAGTTTAACGAAAATTTAGCTACATTTGTCAAAAGTAATTTAACTGTTAACAAGACATTTTCCCATATTTGTCAAGTTCTCATTTATAGATATTGTAATTTAACTACTGCAAAGAGGTTTCATGGTCTTTTACAGACTTTAAAGGGTAATAGATGCCTTTGCAATAAGGTTGAAGTAGCTgattttcaagaattaaCGTCCATTGGGCTGGGGAGGTCTAGCGAGATGAATAAGATGATTAAAAATTTAACTAACGAAACTCTTCTTGAGTTTCTGATGCTCACTAAGGCAAACTTAAGAGAATTCTTAGCAtgtgaaaatattcaagacGATTTGGACGATAGTATCATAAAGTACATTTTATCTCCAGGAAAAGTCTTGAGTGTAGTGGATTTCTGTGGCTGCTCAGGCACTACTTTCACAGAAAGTTTTATTAAGGCCCTGGACAAATACTACCCAAATAAATCTATTGACCAGTATCGACTAGAACCTACTCAACAAAATTATCAGATCACCTGCCTAGGCCTAAATGATTGCATTGATCTGCCATCACACGTCCTTTGGAAGATCTTGAAAATGTTACCAGAACTACAAAAGCTCGATTTGTCTCATACGTctattgatgatgatactTTATACCATGGCATTCCTCActggaaaaatttaactCACTTTTCCCTTGCTACTTGCCTTCAAGTTACTCCAAGAGCAGTTTTGGAGTTTTTTAGTCATCATCCAACAATTACAGATCCCGATAACACTTCCACATTAGAATGGCTAAACGTCAGTGTCATAGCTCATTCCTCATCTTGGAACGAGGTGCATACAATGTTTTTGCTAAAAAAACTCTGTCAGCATGGTCATAATAAGACTTTACaatatttgaatattgGCGGTTTGCCGCTCCATGTTGCACCTTCATTCAGCGAGGATCCTATCAGCGAATCCACCTATTACTACCAATGCCGCGATAGCTTACAGTTTATAAAGTGGAATTTCCccaaattgaaaagtttgaGTATAAAGGGCAATAGTATCCCGATATCTACGCTGGTAGAATTTCTAACACCAATTGATCAAGACCATCCTGATTGTGtccaaaaattgaagtttttaaatatttctgGTAATTCGTATGTTAATAAATGGACTATTCAGGATTCATTACTATACACTTGTTCTCCAAGTTTAGTCGCGTTGGAGGTTTCCTTTGAATCCTGGCAAcagattgaaaaattaaatgataGGCGTGAAATTATTGCATATAGATATAAGAATCCCAATTCGGTAATTAAAGATATTTCAACGGCCGAACAAGTGAAATGGAAATGTTACATCGATTCTTCTTATGGTAGGAGATATTGGTTGTATAAGACGGATCAGTTTTTAAATCGCGATGACTTGGAATCTAAGTCAAATCTAACTAGGTATGATTCCGAGGGCCACAAAATTATAGAAATCATAAACCAGCCAGATTTCCTAAAGTTTGCCCAAAGTAAAATCATGCTTGGTTGCGGTCTAGTTCCACAAAGTGGTATCAGACGTAAATTGTGTTATAGAGATTTAAAGCCACCAGTTTCTCAATTCCTGAACAGAAAAGGCGCCATCAGTCTTGGTGATACTCCACTGCCAATAATTACTCCAACATTACCTCGTGGTGGATGGAGAATCATTCACAATGAGgatgaaaacaataacaattaTGTTGAAATCAGTCAAAGTCACGTGACTGCTACTCCAAGAAGGAATCCTCTGTTGAGCAGACCCCCTTTAAGAGGCAACgataattcttcttccgcCAACCCATTTGCTATCAATGTTTCTCCTGCATCTCAAATCAGAGATGGGTTGTACTGGGATAGGTCGGTCCATGATTTACGAGAGCTATCATTGcaagaacaaagaattCTAGAGTTAGCTGATGAGCAGCAAGAACTAAGAACAATTGCAAACTATGAAGAAACTGACGATGAATATTTGCACGATCCTGACTTGCAACGAAGGAGATCCCAACTCCGGCTATTCGAAAATTCGCGGTCACGTTCAGGAAATAAAGCGAGACCAAGCTTAACTGGTGAACATTCGTCTTCGGGATCGTTTCTGTCATTCTCCCACTTTAGCCATCTTCACAAGCGtaaaaattattatttaacGCATCCTGATGAATTTATCTATGATCCAAAGGATCCTCTAACCACTCAGAGATATAGGTTACATTTTGAAATAGTCAACGAATATCAGGTTTTTGGGTGCATTGAGCGTGGAATGTATAGATACTACAGTTTAAAAGcatag